A genomic region of Burkholderia humptydooensis contains the following coding sequences:
- a CDS encoding molybdenum cofactor biosynthesis F family protein: MGADPVFIQVGALAEGFAPGSHILAPVDDLAGRTLALAATDGATREYTFADRSTLRWRERQAARDAGRARDAGGASGEAAYRATQLRDGIYFVDYVDPTRRATSVSLVLDLPRGVWTSVEGVLPAEDDVRVDSFSRVARGLPLTGVDATFRHGAIVGAAAPGPLHAPTRELVGKRTMYRYSATECYEHIYLNDEFYAWHCLAGVERGLADVDRCHCFKLADALYLFVWREKIVPTLGVVLIDLDRCRTDGKIFGYREGDFGALSNFPIGAHAQVLNETVHPLAR; encoded by the coding sequence ATGGGAGCAGATCCGGTTTTCATTCAAGTCGGCGCGCTGGCCGAAGGTTTCGCGCCCGGCAGCCACATACTCGCGCCCGTCGACGATCTCGCGGGACGCACGCTCGCGCTCGCCGCGACAGACGGCGCGACGCGCGAATACACGTTCGCCGATCGATCGACGCTGCGCTGGCGCGAGCGGCAAGCGGCGCGCGATGCGGGGCGTGCGCGCGATGCGGGGGGCGCGAGCGGCGAGGCCGCGTACCGCGCGACGCAACTGCGCGACGGCATCTATTTCGTCGACTACGTCGATCCGACCCGGCGCGCGACATCGGTCAGCCTCGTGCTCGATTTGCCGCGGGGCGTCTGGACGTCGGTCGAAGGCGTGCTGCCGGCCGAAGACGACGTGCGCGTCGATTCGTTTTCGCGCGTCGCCCGCGGCTTGCCGTTGACGGGCGTCGACGCGACGTTCCGTCACGGCGCGATCGTGGGCGCGGCCGCGCCCGGCCCGCTGCACGCGCCGACGCGCGAGCTGGTCGGCAAGCGGACGATGTACCGCTACAGCGCGACCGAGTGCTACGAGCACATCTACCTGAACGACGAGTTCTACGCGTGGCATTGCCTCGCCGGCGTCGAGCGCGGGCTCGCGGACGTCGACCGCTGCCATTGCTTCAAGCTCGCCGACGCGCTGTACCTGTTCGTCTGGCGCGAGAAGATCGTGCCGACGCTCGGCGTCGTGCTGATCGATCTCGACCGGTGCAGGACGGACGGCAAGATCTTCGGCTACCGCGAGGGAGATTTCGGCGCGCTGTCGAATTTCCCGATCGGCGCTCATGCCCAGGTGCTGAACGAAACCGTGCATCCGCTCGCGCGATGA
- a CDS encoding SDR family oxidoreductase gives MNGAGSTRAAPPSGRLVADFRGRTALVTGGAQGIGAAIADAFAAAGASVAIADLQGDAAAAFAARLAARGTAGGQTVRAHRVDAARRDELFALVAQVEADTGRLDIVVHNAAYFPLTPFDAIAPDVLERTLAVNLSALFWLTQAALPAFERAGQGRVLATSSVTGPRVAYPGLAHYAASKAGVNGFIRAAALELAQRNVTVNGVEPGMIRTPAAGNLGDAAHGERIARGVPLGRLGEPEDIAAAMLFLASDAAGYITGQTIVVDGGATLPETAAATG, from the coding sequence ATGAACGGCGCCGGTTCGACGCGCGCGGCGCCGCCGAGCGGCCGGCTCGTCGCCGATTTTCGCGGCCGCACGGCGCTCGTGACGGGCGGCGCGCAAGGCATCGGCGCGGCGATCGCCGATGCGTTCGCCGCTGCCGGCGCGAGCGTCGCGATCGCAGACTTGCAGGGCGACGCGGCCGCCGCGTTCGCCGCGCGACTGGCCGCACGCGGCACCGCCGGCGGGCAAACGGTGCGTGCGCACCGGGTCGACGCCGCGCGGCGCGACGAACTGTTCGCGCTCGTGGCGCAGGTCGAGGCGGATACCGGGCGGCTCGACATCGTCGTTCACAACGCGGCGTACTTCCCGCTGACGCCGTTCGACGCGATCGCGCCCGACGTGCTCGAGCGCACGCTCGCCGTCAATCTGTCCGCGTTGTTCTGGCTCACGCAGGCGGCGTTGCCGGCGTTCGAGCGCGCGGGGCAGGGGCGTGTGCTCGCGACGTCGTCGGTGACGGGGCCGCGCGTCGCGTACCCGGGGCTTGCGCACTACGCGGCGTCGAAGGCCGGCGTGAACGGCTTCATTCGCGCGGCGGCGCTCGAACTCGCGCAGCGGAACGTGACCGTCAACGGCGTCGAGCCGGGGATGATCCGCACGCCGGCCGCCGGCAATCTCGGCGATGCGGCGCACGGCGAGCGGATCGCGCGCGGCGTGCCGCTCGGCCGCCTCGGCGAGCCGGAGGACATCGCGGCCGCGATGCTGTTCCTCGCGTCCGACGCGGCGGGCTATATCACCGGGCAGACGATCGTCGTCGACGGCGGCGCGACGCTGCCGGAGACCGCGGCGGCGACCGGATAG
- a CDS encoding response regulator transcription factor, with protein sequence MTHDPARPDADADPASYAHALRTCVASLQALARPTATVFYRIDASGEPVDFELFGMTAAMHRAYVSRYRPLDPLHPSRCASQPGAVVTLASQLPDERRDASSYWTGFLRRHGVADVVEVLLRDCGAAVAAFSLLRLAGDGRYSAAEIAALHAVQPVVEVALLPPLRAVRGIRRIACGARLTHREEQIARLVRDGRSNKAIARDLALGQPTVKTHLLRMFRKLGVSNRTELVGALFL encoded by the coding sequence ATGACGCACGACCCAGCCAGACCCGATGCCGACGCCGATCCCGCGTCGTATGCGCACGCGCTGCGAACCTGCGTGGCGTCGCTGCAGGCGCTCGCGCGGCCGACGGCCACGGTGTTCTACCGGATCGACGCAAGCGGCGAGCCGGTCGATTTCGAGCTGTTCGGGATGACGGCCGCGATGCATCGCGCGTATGTGAGCCGTTACCGGCCGCTCGATCCGCTGCACCCGTCGCGCTGCGCGTCGCAGCCGGGCGCGGTCGTCACGCTCGCGTCGCAGTTGCCGGACGAGCGGCGCGACGCGTCGTCGTACTGGACGGGCTTCCTGCGGCGGCACGGCGTCGCCGATGTCGTCGAGGTGCTGCTGCGCGACTGCGGCGCGGCGGTCGCCGCGTTCTCGCTGCTGCGTCTGGCGGGCGACGGCCGCTACTCGGCGGCCGAGATCGCGGCGCTGCATGCGGTCCAGCCGGTCGTCGAGGTCGCGCTGCTGCCGCCGCTGCGCGCGGTGCGCGGAATTCGCCGGATCGCGTGCGGCGCGCGGCTCACGCATCGCGAGGAGCAGATCGCGCGGCTCGTGCGCGACGGGCGGTCGAACAAGGCGATCGCGCGCGATCTCGCGCTTGGCCAGCCGACCGTCAAGACGCATCTGCTGCGGATGTTTCGCAAGCTCGGCGTGTCGAACCGGACCGAACTCGTCGGCGCGCTGTTCCTGTGA
- a CDS encoding aldehyde dehydrogenase family protein — MTQTDLVAVADTVRTFTEREFGIFIDGAMRAAHSPRRLDVFDPATGERLSRVPDADAHDVEAAVASAKRAFDSRAWSGLRPADRERILLKLADLLEAHAEALAQLETLNQGKSILVSRGVEVGATIEYVRYMAGWATKITGQTLDVSIPFPPGARYTAYTRKEPVGVVAAIVPWNFPLMIAVWKLVPALAAGCTVVLKPSPETPLTAFRLAELALEAGVPAGVFNVVTGGRECGAALASHPSVRKISFTGSTATGKLVGAAAVQNMTRFSLELGGKNPIVMLEDVDVDAALGGVAAGAFFNQGQVCAAASRIYVHRSKFRRLADGLAGVASAMRLGPGLDPAAQINPLVSAHHRDKVVQHIEEARRDGLTFLAGGTRADDLPGYFVRPAVIADAAHDSAIVRDEVFGPVVVVLPFDDPADAVRLANASPYGLAASLWSNDLKAVLDLVPRIEAGTVWVNCHIPLDPSMPFGGYKQSGIGREFGQYAIEGFTETKSVCIAH; from the coding sequence ATGACACAGACCGACCTCGTCGCCGTGGCCGACACGGTGCGCACGTTCACCGAACGCGAATTCGGCATCTTCATCGACGGCGCGATGCGCGCCGCGCATTCGCCGCGCCGGCTCGACGTATTCGATCCCGCCACCGGCGAGCGTCTTTCGCGCGTGCCCGACGCCGATGCGCACGACGTCGAGGCCGCCGTCGCTAGCGCGAAGCGCGCATTCGACTCGCGCGCATGGAGCGGGCTGCGGCCGGCCGATCGCGAGCGCATCCTGCTGAAGCTCGCCGACCTGCTCGAAGCGCATGCCGAAGCGCTCGCGCAGCTCGAAACGCTGAATCAGGGCAAGTCGATTCTCGTGTCGCGCGGCGTCGAGGTCGGCGCGACGATCGAATACGTCCGCTACATGGCGGGCTGGGCGACGAAGATCACCGGGCAGACGCTCGACGTGTCGATTCCGTTTCCGCCCGGCGCGCGCTACACCGCTTACACGCGCAAGGAGCCGGTCGGCGTCGTCGCCGCGATCGTGCCGTGGAATTTTCCGCTGATGATCGCCGTCTGGAAGCTCGTGCCGGCGCTCGCGGCGGGCTGCACGGTCGTGCTCAAGCCGTCGCCCGAGACGCCGCTCACCGCGTTCAGGCTCGCCGAGCTCGCGCTCGAAGCGGGCGTGCCGGCGGGGGTGTTCAACGTCGTGACGGGCGGGCGCGAGTGCGGCGCCGCGCTCGCGAGCCATCCGTCGGTGCGCAAGATATCGTTCACCGGCTCGACCGCCACGGGCAAGCTCGTCGGCGCGGCCGCCGTGCAGAACATGACGCGCTTCTCGCTCGAGCTCGGCGGCAAGAATCCGATCGTAATGCTCGAGGACGTCGACGTCGACGCGGCGCTCGGCGGCGTCGCGGCGGGGGCGTTCTTCAATCAGGGGCAAGTGTGCGCGGCCGCGTCGCGCATCTACGTGCACCGCAGCAAGTTTCGCCGGCTCGCGGACGGGCTCGCCGGCGTCGCCTCGGCCATGCGGCTCGGCCCGGGGCTCGACCCGGCCGCGCAGATCAACCCGCTCGTGTCCGCGCACCATCGCGACAAGGTCGTGCAGCACATCGAAGAAGCGCGCCGCGACGGCCTCACGTTCCTCGCGGGCGGCACGCGCGCCGACGATCTGCCCGGCTACTTCGTGCGCCCGGCCGTGATCGCCGATGCGGCGCACGACAGCGCGATCGTGCGCGACGAAGTGTTCGGGCCGGTCGTCGTCGTGCTGCCGTTCGACGATCCGGCCGACGCGGTGCGGCTCGCGAACGCGTCGCCGTATGGGCTCGCCGCGAGCCTGTGGAGCAACGACCTGAAGGCGGTGTTGGATCTCGTGCCGCGGATCGAGGCGGGCACCGTTTGGGTCAATTGCCACATTCCGCTCGATCCGTCGATGCCGTTCGGCGGCTACAAGCAATCGGGCATCGGCCGCGAGTTCGGCCAATACGCGATCGAAGGCTTCACCGAAACCAAATCCGTCTGCATCGCGCACTGA
- a CDS encoding aldo/keto reductase, with amino-acid sequence MALRSLGTSAIQVSPLVFGGNVFGWTADENTSFSLLDALADTGINFIDTADVYSAWAPGNQGGESETIIGKWLKRSGKRDQVVIATKVGLLEARAGLSRENILKAADDSLRRLQTDYIDLYFSHRDLADTASLEETLGAYQTLIEQGKVRIIGASNYSGARLREAAELSRRTGLPAYQVIQPEYNLYDREEYERDLEPVATELKLGVVTYYALASGFLSGKYRSEADLKKSARGGRVEQYLNPRGLRILAALDVVAAKHASTQTSVALAWQIARPSITAPIASATSIEQLSALGAAIRLQLDADDIRQLDDASAP; translated from the coding sequence ATGGCACTACGCTCACTTGGCACCTCGGCGATTCAAGTTTCGCCGCTCGTGTTCGGCGGCAACGTGTTCGGCTGGACCGCCGACGAGAACACGTCGTTCTCGTTGCTCGACGCGCTCGCCGATACCGGCATCAATTTCATCGACACGGCCGACGTCTATTCGGCATGGGCGCCCGGCAACCAGGGGGGCGAATCGGAGACGATCATCGGCAAGTGGCTCAAGCGCTCGGGCAAGCGCGACCAGGTCGTGATCGCGACGAAGGTCGGGCTGCTCGAAGCGCGGGCCGGCCTGTCGCGCGAGAACATCCTGAAGGCCGCCGACGATTCGCTGCGGCGCCTGCAGACCGACTACATCGATCTCTATTTCTCGCACCGCGATCTCGCCGACACCGCGTCTCTCGAGGAAACGCTCGGCGCGTATCAGACGCTGATCGAGCAGGGCAAGGTGCGGATCATCGGCGCGTCGAACTACAGCGGCGCGCGGCTGCGCGAGGCGGCCGAACTGAGCCGGCGCACCGGCCTGCCCGCGTATCAGGTGATCCAGCCCGAATACAACCTGTACGACCGCGAGGAATACGAGCGCGATCTCGAGCCGGTGGCGACCGAGCTGAAGCTCGGCGTCGTCACCTATTACGCGCTCGCGAGCGGCTTCCTGTCGGGCAAGTACCGGTCCGAGGCGGACCTGAAGAAGAGTGCGCGCGGCGGGCGCGTCGAGCAATATCTGAACCCGCGCGGCTTGCGGATTCTCGCGGCGCTCGATGTGGTCGCGGCGAAGCACGCTTCGACGCAGACGTCGGTCGCGCTCGCCTGGCAGATCGCGCGGCCGAGCATCACCGCGCCGATCGCGAGCGCGACGTCGATCGAGCAGTTGAGCGCGCTAGGCGCGGCGATCCGGCTGCAGCTCGACGCGGACGACATCCGGCAGCTCGACGACGCGAGCGCGCCGTAA
- a CDS encoding LysR family transcriptional regulator codes for MNITRLNHLQGMLAFVHAVSAGSFTAAAARMGVSKSAVGKSVAKLEAQLGVRLFDRTTRSLGLTAEGSLYYASCAKILDELAHAQSALAHRRQQASGPLRVSLPVSFGRRWVLPVLLDVAERHPLLRLDLSFTDRPVDLVDEGIDLAVRIGDPGDSASLACRGLGRQRSVPCASPAYFARRGRPRTPEQLREHDCIVFARGGRVAPWLLADDNGSPLAAAVRAAHTIGHGDALLDAAVAGLGIAYLSTWLAADALRAGRLETVLAERAIDDMPINVLWPHSRALAPKVRVTVDALVGRFTPAPPWAGDAA; via the coding sequence ATGAACATCACGCGGCTGAATCATTTGCAAGGCATGCTGGCCTTCGTTCATGCGGTGAGTGCGGGCAGCTTCACCGCCGCGGCTGCGCGGATGGGCGTGTCGAAATCGGCGGTGGGCAAGAGCGTCGCGAAGCTCGAGGCGCAGCTCGGCGTGCGCCTGTTCGACAGGACGACGCGCTCGCTCGGCCTGACGGCGGAAGGCAGTCTCTATTACGCGAGCTGCGCGAAGATCCTCGACGAACTCGCGCACGCGCAATCCGCGCTCGCGCACCGCCGCCAGCAGGCGAGCGGCCCGCTGCGCGTGAGCCTGCCCGTGTCGTTCGGGCGGCGTTGGGTGCTGCCCGTGCTGCTCGACGTCGCCGAACGGCATCCGTTGCTGCGGCTCGATCTGTCGTTCACCGATCGGCCGGTCGATCTCGTCGACGAAGGGATCGATCTCGCGGTGCGGATCGGCGACCCGGGCGACAGCGCGAGCCTCGCGTGCCGCGGCCTGGGCCGGCAGCGTTCGGTGCCGTGCGCGTCGCCCGCGTATTTCGCGCGGCGCGGCCGGCCGCGAACGCCCGAGCAACTGCGCGAGCACGACTGCATCGTGTTCGCGCGCGGCGGCCGCGTCGCGCCGTGGCTGCTCGCCGACGACAACGGCAGCCCGCTGGCGGCGGCGGTGCGGGCCGCGCACACCATCGGCCACGGCGACGCGCTGCTCGACGCGGCCGTCGCGGGCCTGGGCATCGCGTATCTGTCGACGTGGCTCGCGGCCGACGCGTTGCGCGCCGGGCGGCTCGAAACCGTGCTGGCGGAGCGCGCGATCGACGACATGCCGATCAACGTGCTGTGGCCGCATTCGCGCGCGCTCGCGCCGAAGGTGCGCGTGACGGTGGACGCGCTCGTCGGGCGCTTCACGCCGGCGCCGCCGTGGGCGGGCGACGCCGCGTGA